The Musa acuminata AAA Group cultivar baxijiao chromosome BXJ1-3, Cavendish_Baxijiao_AAA, whole genome shotgun sequence genome window below encodes:
- the LOC103979538 gene encoding glucan endo-1,3-beta-glucosidase 8 produces MGACRNFAFLLLLGLSCSVADGLGVNWGTIATHRLPPKTVVHLLQDNGIKKAKIFDTDETSMKALAGTGIEVMIAIPNDMLAMMNDYDAAKEWVKKNVTRYNFEKGVNIKYVAVGNEPFLKSYNDSFTNITFPALKNIQNALNEAGVGDTIKATIPLNADVYDSPRSNPVPSAGKFRPDIGDLMAQIVEFFSQHGAPFIVNIYPFLSLYGNSDFPIDYAFFDGTSNPVLDEGVEYTNVFDANFDTLVSALKKVGFGDLPIVVGEVGWPTDGDVNANVTMAERFYAGLLKRLAAGTPLRPNSTIEVYLFGLMDEDAKSVAPGNFERHWGLFTYDGQPKFPVDLSGKGQNKLLVGAKDVEYLPRKWCAVNPSATDLSKLADNVKYACAHADCTSLGYGCSCNGLDARANASYAFNVYFQTQNHKDESCDFQGLAAVTTQNMSNGTCNFTIQIVPSASSFLRPQLSVLLSAIAGLLSWICF; encoded by the exons TGGGTGCGTGCCGGAACTTCGCGTTTCTACTCCTTCTCGGCCTCTCTTGTTCGGTGGCTGATGGCCTAGGGGTGAACTGGGGGACAATTGCGACTCACCGGCTGCCGCCGAAAACCGTCGTGCACCTCTTGCAAGACAACGGGATCAAGAAAGCGAAGATTTTTGACACGGATGAGACCTCCATGAAGGCATTGGCCGGGACAGGGATCGAGGTGATGATCGCCATCCCCAACGATATGCTTGCCATGATGAACGATTACGACGCCGCGAAGGAGTGGGTGAAGAAGAACGTCACCCGGTATAACTTCGAGAAAGGAGTAAACATCAA ATACGTAGCAGTTGGGAACGAACCCTTCCTGAAATCATACAACGATTCCTTCACGAACATCACCTTCCCTGCGCTGAAGAACATTCAGAACGCGCTCAACGAAGCAGGAGTCGGCGACACCATCAAGGCCACCATCCCCCTCAACGCCGACGTGTACGACTCACCCCGAAGCAATCCAGTACCGTCCGCCGGCAAATTCAGACCAGACATAGGCGATCTAATGGCGCAGATCGTCGAGTTCTTCAGCCAGCACGGTGCTCCCTTTATCGTCAACATATACCCCTTCCTGAGTCTCTACGGAAACAGCGACTTCCCCATCGACTACGCCTTCTTCGACGGCACCAGCAACCCAGTTCTCGACGAAGGAGTCGAGTACACCAACGTGTTCGACGCCAACTTCGACACCTTGGTCTCGGCTCTGAAGAAGGTTGGCTTCGGCGATTTGCCCATCGTTGTGGGGGAAGTTGGGTGGCCAACTGACGGCGACGTGAACGCCAACGTGACCATGGCCGAGCGGTTCTACGCAGGTCTCCTGAAGCGTCTTGCAGCGGGGACGCCCCTCCGGCCCAACTCCACCATTGAGGTCTACTTGTTCGGCCTCATGGACGAGGACGCCAAGAGCGTCGCTCCGGGGAACTTCGAGCGGCACTGGGGACTCTTCACCTACGACGGACAGCCAAAATTCCCCGTGGATCTCTCCGGCAAGGGACAGAATAAGCTGCTCGTCGGAGCGAAGGACGTGGAGTATCTGCCTCGGAAGTGGTGTGCGGTGAATCCCAGCGCCACCGACCTCAGCAAGCTCGCCGACAACGTGAAGTACGCCTGCGCGCACGCCGACTGCACTTCGCTGGGCTATGGCTGCTCGTGCAATGGCTTGGACGCCCGCGCGAACGCTTCCTATGCGTTCAACGTGTACTTCCAGACGCAGAACCACAAGGACGAGAGCTGTGACTTCCAAGGACTGGCGGCGGTGACGACGCAGAACATGTCGAACGGCACCTGCAACTTCACGATTCAGATCGTTCCCTCTGCTTCTTCCTTCCTTCGACCGCAGCTCAGCGTGCTCTTGTCAGCGATCGCCGGGCTTCTGAGTTGGATCTGCTTCTAG